Proteins encoded together in one Streptomyces sp. NA04227 window:
- a CDS encoding helix-turn-helix domain-containing protein, translating to MNLEDLVRLRRARDVMDRDYAQPLDVPALARTALMSTGHFARSFRAAYGETPYSYLMTRRIERAKALLRRGDLSVTEVCFEVGCTSLGSFSSRFTELVGESPSAYRARDHGDGAAIPACIAKIHTRPVRNGEAKADPRS from the coding sequence GTGAACCTGGAGGACCTCGTCCGGCTGCGCCGGGCCCGTGACGTGATGGACCGCGACTACGCGCAGCCGCTCGACGTACCGGCGCTGGCGCGGACCGCCCTGATGTCCACGGGCCACTTCGCCCGCAGCTTCCGTGCCGCCTACGGCGAGACCCCGTACAGCTATCTGATGACGCGCCGGATCGAGCGGGCCAAGGCGCTGCTGCGGCGCGGCGATCTCTCGGTGACCGAGGTCTGTTTCGAGGTCGGCTGTACGTCGCTCGGGTCGTTCAGCTCGCGGTTCACCGAGCTGGTCGGGGAGAGCCCGAGCGCGTACCGGGCCCGCGACCACGGGGACGGCGCGGCCATCCCGGCGTGCATCGCCAAGATCCATACGCGACCGGTCAGGAATGGAGAAGCGAAAGCCGACCCCCGCTCGTAG
- a CDS encoding DMT family transporter has product MRSRLTASSPAALTVGAVCFTVFSWASAFVSIRSAGSAFSPGALALGRLAAASVVLVVLVLVRREGFPPREAWRGIVIAGVVWFGGYMVALNWGERLVDAGTAALLVNIGPILMALLAARLLGEALPRRLIVGMAVSFGGAVVVGLSMSAGSSDSSDGTPLLGVVLCLLAAVAYAAGVIAQKPALSYGTPLQVTAFSCLVGTAACLPFAGQLATELPEAPASATLNMVYLGVVPTALAFTTWSYALARTPAGKLGATTYAVPAIVVLLSWVFLEEVPAWLTLLGGALCLAGVAVSRSRSRTERPDSDSDSGSDTGTGSGTGTDTDSASSTDRAGADAP; this is encoded by the coding sequence ATGAGATCCCGCCTGACGGCTTCCTCGCCCGCCGCGCTCACGGTCGGCGCGGTGTGTTTCACCGTGTTCTCCTGGGCCTCCGCCTTCGTCTCGATCCGCAGCGCCGGATCCGCCTTCTCGCCCGGCGCGCTGGCGCTGGGACGGCTGGCCGCCGCCTCCGTGGTGCTGGTCGTGCTGGTGCTCGTCCGGCGGGAGGGGTTCCCGCCCCGCGAGGCGTGGCGGGGGATCGTAATAGCCGGCGTGGTCTGGTTCGGCGGGTACATGGTCGCCCTGAACTGGGGCGAGCGCCTGGTCGACGCGGGCACGGCGGCCCTGCTTGTGAACATCGGACCGATCCTGATGGCACTGCTCGCGGCCCGGTTGCTCGGCGAGGCCCTGCCGCGCCGGCTGATCGTGGGGATGGCCGTCTCCTTCGGCGGCGCGGTGGTGGTCGGTCTGTCGATGTCCGCCGGGTCCTCCGATTCCTCGGACGGGACCCCGCTGCTCGGCGTGGTGCTCTGCCTGCTCGCGGCGGTGGCGTACGCGGCGGGCGTGATCGCCCAGAAGCCCGCGCTCTCCTACGGAACCCCGTTGCAGGTCACCGCGTTCAGTTGTCTCGTCGGCACTGCGGCCTGTCTGCCCTTCGCGGGACAACTGGCGACGGAACTGCCCGAGGCCCCGGCCTCCGCGACCCTCAACATGGTGTACCTCGGCGTGGTCCCCACCGCGCTCGCGTTCACCACCTGGAGCTACGCCCTCGCGCGCACGCCCGCGGGAAAGCTGGGCGCGACCACCTACGCCGTCCCGGCCATCGTCGTACTGCTCAGCTGGGTCTTCCTGGAAGAGGTACCGGCCTGGCTAACCCTCCTCGGCGGCGCTCTGTGCCTGGCGGGCGTGGCGGTGTCCCGCTCCCGCTCCCGTACGGAACGCCCCGACAGCGACAGCGACAGCGGCAGTGACACCGGCACCGGCAGCGGCACCGGCACTGACACCGACAGCGCAAGCAGCACGGACCGTGCGGGCGCGGACGCCCCCTGA
- a CDS encoding VOC family protein: MDINLSTCFIAVDDHDKALAFYRDVLGFEVRNDVAFEGMRWVTVGSPAQPDLDIVLEPPLADPNAPAADRQAMAELLAKGLLRGVIFRTDDVDATFERIAAAGGEVLQEPTDQPYGVRDCAFRDPSGNMLRFNQPRKQ; the protein is encoded by the coding sequence ATGGACATCAACCTTTCCACCTGCTTCATCGCCGTCGACGACCACGACAAGGCGCTCGCTTTCTACCGGGACGTACTCGGCTTCGAGGTCCGCAACGACGTCGCCTTCGAGGGCATGCGCTGGGTGACCGTCGGCTCGCCCGCGCAGCCCGATCTGGACATCGTGCTCGAACCGCCGCTCGCCGACCCCAACGCCCCTGCGGCCGACCGGCAGGCCATGGCCGAACTGCTCGCCAAGGGCCTGCTGCGCGGCGTCATCTTCCGCACCGACGACGTCGACGCCACCTTCGAGCGCATCGCGGCGGCGGGCGGCGAAGTCCTCCAGGAGCCCACCGACCAGCCGTACGGCGTCCGCGACTGCGCCTTCCGCGACCCGTCCGGGAACATGCTCCGCTTCAACCAGCCCCGCAAGCAGTGA
- a CDS encoding winged helix-turn-helix domain-containing protein, with protein MVGYLVLVPADQEQRLLPAQFAQAAAAAVSAPAGTVPDGAAPVGAAPATRTTEGAPHRQAARTGTPQAPAQAPNSPAQQGLSGLQGLQGLNGLQAPQDAQGLQNLPPFHTPQHTTADAGQAERRDTGIYVDPVQRTAAVDGEQLDLTYLEFELLAHLVAHPHRVHTRDQLVTTVWGYGHVGDGRTVDVHVARLRRKLGTRHRQLIQTVRRVGYKYAPSLGR; from the coding sequence ATGGTCGGATACCTGGTCCTGGTGCCCGCCGACCAGGAACAGCGGCTGCTGCCCGCCCAGTTCGCGCAGGCGGCGGCAGCGGCCGTGAGCGCCCCCGCCGGTACCGTGCCCGACGGTGCCGCTCCCGTCGGCGCCGCCCCGGCCACGCGTACGACCGAGGGTGCACCGCACCGGCAGGCAGCGCGGACCGGGACCCCGCAGGCTCCCGCCCAGGCACCGAACTCCCCTGCCCAGCAAGGCCTTTCGGGCCTTCAAGGACTCCAGGGACTGAACGGCCTTCAGGCGCCGCAGGACGCTCAGGGCCTCCAGAACCTGCCGCCCTTCCACACCCCGCAGCACACCACTGCCGACGCAGGGCAGGCCGAACGTCGCGACACCGGGATCTACGTCGACCCGGTGCAGCGCACCGCGGCCGTGGACGGGGAGCAACTCGACCTCACCTACCTGGAGTTCGAGCTGCTCGCCCATCTGGTGGCCCACCCGCACCGGGTTCACACCCGGGACCAGTTGGTCACCACGGTCTGGGGCTACGGGCACGTGGGCGACGGCCGCACGGTCGACGTCCATGTCGCCCGGCTGCGCCGCAAGCTCGGCACCCGGCACCGTCAGCTGATCCAGACGGTGCGTCGCGTGGGCTACAAGTACGCGCCCTCATTGGGTCGTTGA
- a CDS encoding nuclear transport factor 2 family protein, whose amino-acid sequence MHPFRKAVEARDLAAIEALLAEDVVFSSPVAHKPYPGKAITAAILRAVIQVFENFRYEREIASPDGRDHAFVFRAEVNGLEVHGCDFLHFDEEGRIDEFTVMVRPLSAAKALAEAMGARFEEIQREAAGR is encoded by the coding sequence ATGCATCCCTTCCGTAAAGCGGTGGAGGCCCGGGACCTCGCGGCGATCGAGGCGTTGCTCGCCGAGGACGTGGTGTTCAGCAGTCCGGTCGCGCACAAGCCGTATCCGGGCAAGGCGATCACGGCGGCAATCCTGCGGGCGGTGATCCAGGTCTTCGAGAACTTCCGCTACGAACGGGAGATCGCCTCGCCCGACGGCCGGGACCACGCCTTCGTGTTCCGGGCCGAGGTGAACGGGCTCGAAGTGCACGGCTGCGACTTCCTGCACTTCGACGAGGAGGGCCGTATCGACGAGTTCACCGTGATGGTGCGGCCGCTCTCGGCGGCCAAGGCCCTGGCCGAGGCGATGGGTGCCCGGTTCGAGGAGATCCAGCGGGAGGCCGCGGGCCGGTGA
- a CDS encoding response regulator transcription factor, whose amino-acid sequence MRVVLAEDLFLLRDGLVRMLEAFGFEIAAAVESGPELTRALKELTPDIAVVDVRLPPSHTDEGLQCALAARRERPGLPVLVLSQHVEQLYARELLADGNGAVGYLLKDRVFDAEQFIDAVRRVAAGGTAMDPQVISQLLARSSAQQPLGGLTPRELEVLELMAEGRSNAAIAAQLVVTERAIAKHTSNIFAKLGLPVSDDDNRRVLAVLAFLDQQR is encoded by the coding sequence TTGCGCGTTGTCCTAGCCGAAGATCTCTTCCTGCTGCGCGACGGACTCGTCCGGATGCTGGAGGCGTTCGGGTTCGAGATCGCGGCGGCGGTCGAGTCCGGCCCCGAACTCACCCGCGCCCTCAAGGAGTTGACCCCCGACATCGCCGTGGTGGACGTACGGCTGCCGCCCTCGCACACCGACGAGGGCCTGCAGTGCGCGCTCGCCGCCCGGCGGGAACGGCCGGGGCTGCCCGTGCTCGTCCTGTCCCAGCACGTGGAGCAGCTCTACGCACGCGAACTGCTCGCGGACGGCAACGGCGCGGTGGGCTATCTCCTCAAGGACCGGGTCTTCGACGCCGAACAGTTCATCGACGCGGTACGGCGGGTGGCGGCGGGCGGCACCGCGATGGATCCGCAGGTCATCTCCCAGCTCCTGGCACGCAGTTCGGCACAGCAGCCGCTCGGCGGGCTCACCCCGCGCGAGCTGGAGGTACTGGAACTGATGGCCGAGGGCCGCTCCAACGCGGCGATCGCCGCCCAACTCGTCGTCACCGAACGGGCGATCGCCAAACACACGTCCAACATCTTCGCCAAACTCGGCCTGCCGGTCTCCGACGACGACAACCGCCGCGTGCTCGCGGTGCTCGCGTTCCTCGACCAGCAGCGCTGA
- the glnII gene encoding glutamine synthetase — protein MTFKAEYIWIDGTEPTAKLRSKTKILADGASRTELPIWGFDGSSTNQAEGHASDRVLKPVFVCPDPIRGGDDLLVLCEVLNTDMTPHSSNTRAALAEVEARFTAQEPIFGIEQEYTFFEGERPLGFPVGGFPAPQGGYYCGVGADEIHGRDVVEAHLENCLKAGLGISGINAEVMPGQWEFQVGPLAPLEVSDQLWIARWLLYRTAEDFKVSATLDPKPVKGDWNGAGAHTNFSTKAMREGPEGYAAIITACESLGEGSKPLDHVKNYGAGIDDRLTGLHETAPWNEYSYGVSDRGASVRIPWQVEQDGKGYIEDRRPNANVDPYVVTRLLVDTCCAALEKAGQV, from the coding sequence ATGACGTTCAAGGCCGAGTACATCTGGATCGACGGCACCGAGCCGACGGCGAAACTGCGCTCCAAGACGAAGATCCTCGCCGACGGTGCGAGCCGCACCGAGCTGCCGATCTGGGGCTTCGACGGCTCCAGCACCAACCAGGCCGAGGGGCACGCCTCCGACCGCGTGCTGAAGCCGGTCTTCGTCTGCCCGGACCCGATCCGCGGCGGCGACGACCTGCTCGTCCTGTGTGAGGTCCTCAACACGGACATGACCCCGCACTCCTCCAACACCCGTGCCGCGCTGGCCGAGGTCGAGGCCAGGTTCACCGCGCAGGAGCCGATCTTCGGCATCGAGCAGGAGTACACCTTCTTCGAGGGCGAGCGCCCGCTCGGCTTCCCGGTGGGCGGCTTCCCCGCCCCGCAGGGCGGCTACTACTGCGGTGTCGGCGCCGACGAGATCCACGGCCGTGACGTCGTCGAGGCACACCTGGAGAACTGCCTGAAGGCCGGTCTCGGCATCTCCGGCATCAACGCCGAGGTCATGCCCGGCCAGTGGGAGTTCCAGGTCGGCCCGCTGGCGCCGCTGGAGGTCTCGGACCAGCTGTGGATCGCCCGCTGGCTGCTGTACCGCACCGCCGAGGACTTCAAGGTCTCGGCCACCCTCGACCCGAAGCCGGTCAAGGGCGACTGGAACGGCGCGGGCGCGCACACCAACTTCTCCACCAAGGCGATGCGCGAAGGACCTGAGGGTTATGCCGCCATCATCACCGCCTGCGAGTCGCTCGGTGAGGGCTCCAAGCCGCTCGACCACGTCAAGAACTACGGCGCGGGCATCGACGACCGTCTGACCGGTCTGCACGAGACCGCCCCGTGGAACGAGTACAGCTACGGTGTCTCCGACCGCGGCGCCTCGGTCCGTATCCCGTGGCAGGTCGAGCAGGACGGCAAGGGCTACATCGAGGACCGCCGCCCGAACGCCAACGTCGACCCGTACGTGGTGACCCGCCTCCTGGTCGACACCTGCTGCGCCGCCCTGGAGAAGGCCGGCCAGGTCTGA
- a CDS encoding sensor histidine kinase encodes MGLGQRLRAAVVAALRGLVLAVVALAGSIVLFVLSVVSIVLIPLGVGAFTTPTVVAAVRGFANWRRLWAAQWCGVRIPQRYRPFPEDLRPGVIGRLEQCRLLLKDPATWRELLWLPVDMTAGFLTALIAAALVVYPLEGFALGAGLWRAFTDGTRTGYWYGFVPIDGQASGFQAAGLGAAILVLGVFTAPLVLRLHFRLTGAVLAPGNGELTERVRVLTETRRDAVDTSAAELRRIERDLHDGAQARLVSVGMDLGTIAALMDHDPAKAKELLTQARQSSAEALTELRDLVRGIHPPVLAERGLGDAVRALALRLPVDTEVTVDLDGRAPEPVESAAYFAISEVLTNAVKHASAERIWVDIHHAAGTLRASVTDNGGGGAVVGAGSGLSGVERRLGTFDGVLAVSSPPGGPTMVTMEIPCALS; translated from the coding sequence ATGGGACTGGGGCAGCGGCTGAGAGCGGCGGTGGTGGCCGCGCTGCGGGGGCTGGTGCTCGCCGTGGTGGCCCTCGCGGGGTCGATCGTGCTGTTCGTGCTGTCGGTGGTGTCGATCGTGCTGATCCCGCTGGGCGTGGGCGCGTTCACCACGCCCACGGTGGTGGCGGCGGTACGCGGCTTCGCCAACTGGCGGCGGCTGTGGGCGGCGCAGTGGTGCGGGGTGCGTATTCCGCAGCGGTACCGGCCCTTCCCCGAGGATCTGCGGCCCGGCGTGATCGGCCGCCTGGAGCAGTGCCGACTGCTCCTGAAAGACCCCGCGACCTGGCGCGAACTGCTGTGGCTGCCGGTCGACATGACGGCGGGCTTCCTCACCGCGCTGATCGCGGCCGCACTCGTTGTGTACCCGCTGGAGGGCTTCGCGCTCGGCGCGGGCCTGTGGCGGGCGTTCACCGACGGCACCCGGACGGGCTACTGGTACGGCTTCGTCCCGATCGACGGCCAGGCGAGCGGCTTCCAGGCCGCGGGGCTCGGCGCCGCCATCCTCGTACTCGGTGTGTTCACGGCACCGCTCGTCCTCAGGCTGCACTTCCGGCTCACCGGCGCCGTACTCGCCCCGGGCAACGGCGAACTCACCGAGCGGGTACGGGTGTTGACCGAGACGCGGCGGGACGCGGTGGACACCTCGGCGGCCGAACTGCGGCGCATCGAGCGGGATCTGCACGACGGCGCACAGGCCCGTCTGGTCTCCGTCGGCATGGACCTCGGCACCATCGCGGCGCTCATGGACCACGACCCGGCCAAGGCCAAGGAACTCCTCACCCAGGCGCGACAGTCCTCCGCCGAGGCGCTCACCGAACTGCGTGACCTGGTACGCGGCATCCATCCGCCGGTACTCGCCGAGCGCGGGCTCGGGGACGCGGTACGGGCCCTGGCCCTGCGGCTGCCGGTGGACACCGAGGTCACCGTCGACCTCGACGGCAGGGCTCCCGAACCGGTCGAGTCCGCCGCGTACTTCGCCATCAGCGAGGTGCTCACCAACGCCGTCAAACACGCCTCGGCCGAACGGATCTGGGTCGACATCCACCACGCGGCGGGCACCCTGCGGGCGTCCGTCACGGACAACGGCGGCGGAGGCGCGGTGGTCGGGGCGGGGTCCGGGCTGTCGGGAGTGGAGCGCAGGCTCGGTACATTCGACGGCGTACTCGCCGTCAGCTCCCCGCCCGGCGGCCCGACCATGGTGACGATGGAGATCCCTTGCGCGTTGTCCTAG
- a CDS encoding helix-turn-helix transcriptional regulator, with product MASTPPSRHAASAEPSANGSSAPAARLAALAAALADETRAAICMALLEGRAWTAGELARITGVAASTVSGHLAKLLAAGICVTERQGRHSYVRIADARTARLVDDLAAHAVPGRDAAHTVPVVSAPDPLARARTCYDHFAGRLGMAVTDAMEERELLCTDGVFELTDQGREWFARAGVDLAGRGRRPVASSCLDWTERRRHLGGLAGARLCAQALRLEWVVRPAEGGRGLLVTEAGERAFGELLGVDVSFVRV from the coding sequence ATGGCCAGCACCCCGCCTTCTCGTCATGCCGCCTCCGCCGAGCCCTCCGCGAACGGATCCTCGGCTCCCGCCGCGCGCCTCGCCGCGCTGGCGGCGGCGCTGGCCGACGAGACCCGGGCGGCCATCTGTATGGCGCTGCTCGAGGGCCGCGCCTGGACGGCGGGGGAACTGGCCCGGATCACGGGCGTCGCGGCGTCCACGGTCAGCGGCCACCTGGCGAAGCTGCTCGCCGCCGGCATCTGCGTGACCGAACGGCAGGGGCGGCACAGCTACGTCCGTATCGCCGACGCGCGGACCGCGCGGCTCGTCGACGATCTCGCCGCGCACGCCGTCCCCGGCCGGGACGCCGCGCACACCGTTCCGGTGGTGTCCGCGCCGGACCCGCTGGCCCGCGCCCGTACCTGCTACGACCACTTCGCCGGACGTCTCGGCATGGCGGTGACCGATGCCATGGAGGAACGTGAACTCCTGTGTACGGACGGGGTGTTCGAGCTGACGGACCAGGGCCGGGAGTGGTTCGCGCGGGCCGGGGTCGACCTCGCCGGCCGCGGTCGGCGACCGGTGGCCAGCTCCTGCCTGGACTGGACCGAACGCCGCCGCCACCTCGGCGGTCTCGCGGGCGCCCGCCTCTGCGCGCAGGCCCTGCGGCTGGAGTGGGTCGTACGTCCGGCCGAGGGAGGGCGGGGGCTGCTGGTCACCGAGGCTGGTGAGCGGGCGTTCGGGGAACTCCTGGGTGTCGACGTGAGCTTTGTACGTGTGTGA
- a CDS encoding NAD-dependent epimerase/dehydratase family protein codes for MRLLILGGTEFVGRAVTEAALARGWDVTCFHRGRHEAPAGARVLHGDRTEPRSLAALDGGEWDAVVDTWSSAPTAVRDAARVLKDRVNRYVYVSSCSVYDWPPLADYNEDTPLVDGSADADHTAYAEDKRGGELAALREFGAERTLFVRCGLIIGPWENIGRLPYWLNRIARGGAVLAPGPYELPVQYIDVRDLAEWTLDATEKGLGGPYNMVGPQGSTTIGELLDTCVRVTGSSAELRWTDPGTLLDAGVEPWTQLPIWMPPDTELHDAAFRADVTAALESGLRVRPVAETVADTWQWLTSIGGEAPQRPDRPRVGLTPEREREVLGL; via the coding sequence ATGAGACTTCTGATTCTGGGCGGTACGGAGTTCGTCGGGCGGGCGGTCACCGAGGCGGCGCTCGCCCGCGGCTGGGACGTGACGTGCTTCCACCGCGGACGCCACGAGGCCCCGGCCGGGGCGCGGGTCCTGCACGGCGACCGCACCGAGCCCCGCTCTCTCGCCGCGCTCGACGGGGGTGAGTGGGACGCGGTCGTGGACACCTGGTCCTCGGCACCGACCGCGGTGCGCGACGCGGCACGCGTACTGAAGGACCGCGTCAACCGCTATGTCTACGTGTCGAGTTGCTCGGTCTACGACTGGCCGCCGCTGGCCGACTACAACGAGGACACCCCTCTCGTGGACGGCTCCGCGGACGCGGACCACACCGCGTACGCCGAGGACAAGCGCGGCGGCGAACTGGCCGCGCTGCGCGAGTTCGGCGCCGAGCGGACCCTGTTCGTACGGTGCGGGCTCATCATCGGCCCCTGGGAGAACATCGGCCGCCTGCCGTACTGGCTGAACCGGATCGCGCGCGGGGGTGCGGTGCTCGCACCCGGCCCGTACGAGCTGCCGGTGCAGTACATCGACGTACGCGACCTCGCCGAGTGGACGCTGGACGCCACGGAGAAGGGGCTCGGCGGCCCGTACAACATGGTCGGTCCGCAGGGGTCCACCACCATCGGCGAGCTGCTCGACACCTGTGTGCGGGTGACCGGGTCGAGCGCCGAGCTGCGCTGGACGGATCCCGGAACCCTGCTCGATGCGGGCGTCGAGCCCTGGACGCAACTGCCGATCTGGATGCCGCCGGACACCGAACTGCACGACGCCGCCTTCCGCGCCGATGTCACGGCGGCTCTGGAGAGCGGCCTGCGGGTCCGTCCGGTCGCCGAAACAGTGGCCGACACCTGGCAGTGGCTGACCTCGATCGGAGGCGAGGCCCCGCAGCGGCCCGACCGCCCCCGGGTCGGGCTCACGCCGGAGCGCGAGCGGGAGGTGCTGGGGCTTTAG
- a CDS encoding excinuclease ABC subunit UvrA, with product MSTAASTRTQSPEPHVADSHDLIRVHGARENNLKDVSVELPKRRLTVFTGVSGSGKSSLVFNTIAAESQRMINETYSAFVQGFMPTMARPEVDVLDGLTTAIIVDQQRMGSDPRSTVGTATDVNAMLRILFSRLGDPHIGPPGAYSFNVASVSASGGFTVDRGAEKTKTEKVTFSRTGGMCTRCEGRGTVSDIDLTQLYDDSKSLSEDPFTIPTYTGDGWVVRIITESGFFDPAKPIRKYTKKELQDFLYREPTKVKINGVNLTYEGLIPKLQKSMLSKDREAMQPHIRAFVERAVTFTTCPECDGTRLSELARSSRIKKLNIADACAMEIRDLADWARELDEPSVAPLLTALRRTLDSFVEIGLGYLSLDRAAGTLSGGEAQRVKMIRHLGSSLTDVTYVFDEPSAGLHPHDIQRMNNLLLRLRDKGNTVLVVEHKPEMIAIADHVVDLGPGAGTGGGTVCFEGTLDGLRASDTVTGRHLDDRAVLKDEVRKPTGMLEIRGANANNLRDVDADIPLGVLTVVTGVAGSGKSSLIHGSISADAGVVSVDQSPIRGSRRSNPATYTGLLDPIRKAFAKANGVKPALFSANSEGACPTCNGAGVIYSDLAMMAGVAVPCEECEGKRFQASVLEYRFGGRDISEVLAMSVAEAEEFFGAGEARTPAAHKVLERLADVGLGYLTLGQPLTTLSGGERQRLKLATHMGDKGGVYVLDEPTTGLHLADVEQLLGLLDRLVESGKSVIVIEHHQAVMAHADWIIDLGPGAGHDGGRIVFEGTPAELVAARSTVTGEHLAQYVGEYVGA from the coding sequence ATGAGCACGGCCGCGAGCACCCGGACGCAGTCGCCCGAGCCGCATGTCGCCGACAGTCACGACCTCATCCGCGTGCACGGCGCCCGCGAGAACAACCTGAAGGACGTCAGCGTCGAGCTTCCCAAGCGTCGGCTGACCGTGTTCACCGGTGTCTCCGGTTCCGGCAAGAGCTCGCTCGTGTTCAACACCATCGCGGCCGAGTCGCAACGGATGATCAACGAGACCTACAGTGCCTTCGTCCAGGGGTTCATGCCGACGATGGCGCGGCCCGAGGTCGACGTACTCGACGGCCTGACCACCGCGATCATCGTGGACCAGCAGCGGATGGGCTCCGACCCGCGCTCCACGGTGGGCACCGCCACCGACGTCAACGCCATGCTGCGCATCCTCTTCAGCCGCCTCGGCGATCCGCACATCGGCCCGCCCGGCGCGTACTCCTTCAACGTCGCCTCGGTCAGCGCGAGCGGCGGGTTCACGGTCGACCGCGGCGCGGAGAAGACCAAGACCGAGAAGGTGACCTTCTCCCGCACCGGCGGTATGTGCACCCGCTGCGAGGGCCGGGGCACGGTCTCCGACATCGATCTCACCCAGCTCTACGACGACTCCAAGTCGCTCTCCGAGGACCCGTTCACCATCCCCACCTACACCGGCGACGGCTGGGTGGTACGCATCATCACCGAGTCGGGCTTCTTCGACCCGGCCAAGCCGATCCGCAAGTACACCAAGAAGGAACTGCAGGACTTCCTGTACCGCGAGCCGACCAAGGTCAAGATCAACGGCGTCAACCTCACTTACGAGGGCCTGATCCCCAAGCTGCAGAAGTCGATGCTCTCCAAGGACCGGGAGGCGATGCAGCCGCACATCCGCGCGTTCGTGGAGCGGGCGGTCACCTTCACGACCTGCCCCGAGTGCGACGGCACCCGGCTGAGCGAGCTCGCCAGGTCCTCACGGATCAAGAAGCTCAACATCGCCGACGCCTGTGCGATGGAGATCAGGGACCTGGCCGACTGGGCGCGCGAGCTCGACGAGCCGTCGGTCGCGCCACTGCTCACCGCGCTGCGGCGGACCCTCGACTCGTTCGTGGAGATCGGCCTCGGCTATCTCTCCCTCGACCGGGCGGCGGGCACGCTGTCCGGCGGCGAGGCCCAGCGCGTCAAGATGATCCGCCACCTCGGCTCCTCGCTCACCGATGTCACGTACGTCTTCGACGAGCCCAGCGCCGGTCTGCACCCGCACGACATCCAGCGCATGAACAATCTGCTGCTGCGCCTGCGGGACAAGGGCAACACGGTGCTCGTGGTGGAGCACAAGCCGGAGATGATCGCGATCGCCGACCATGTCGTCGACCTCGGCCCCGGCGCGGGTACCGGCGGCGGCACCGTCTGCTTCGAGGGCACCCTCGACGGGCTGCGCGCCAGCGACACCGTCACCGGCCGCCATCTCGACGACCGTGCCGTGCTCAAGGACGAAGTACGCAAGCCCACCGGCATGTTGGAGATCCGCGGCGCGAACGCCAACAACCTGCGCGACGTCGACGCCGACATCCCGCTCGGGGTGCTCACCGTCGTCACCGGGGTCGCCGGTTCCGGCAAGAGCTCGCTCATCCATGGGTCGATCTCGGCCGACGCGGGCGTGGTCTCGGTCGACCAGAGCCCGATCCGCGGCTCACGGCGCAGCAACCCGGCGACGTACACCGGACTGCTCGACCCGATCCGCAAGGCCTTCGCCAAGGCCAACGGCGTGAAGCCCGCCCTGTTCAGCGCCAACTCCGAGGGCGCGTGCCCCACTTGCAACGGCGCCGGGGTGATCTACAGCGACCTGGCCATGATGGCCGGGGTCGCCGTCCCGTGCGAGGAGTGCGAGGGCAAGCGGTTCCAGGCCTCGGTGCTCGAATACCGCTTCGGCGGCCGGGACATCAGCGAGGTGCTCGCGATGTCGGTGGCCGAGGCGGAGGAGTTCTTCGGCGCGGGTGAGGCGCGAACTCCCGCTGCGCACAAGGTCCTTGAGCGGCTCGCCGACGTCGGCCTCGGCTATCTCACCCTCGGCCAGCCGCTCACCACGCTCTCCGGCGGCGAGCGGCAGCGGCTCAAGCTGGCCACCCATATGGGGGACAAGGGCGGCGTGTACGTCCTCGACGAGCCGACCACCGGTCTGCACCTCGCCGATGTCGAGCAACTGCTCGGCCTGCTCGACCGGTTGGTGGAATCCGGCAAGTCGGTGATCGTCATCGAGCACCACCAGGCGGTCATGGCCCACGCCGACTGGATCATCGACCTCGGCCCCGGCGCCGGTCACGACGGCGGCCGGATCGTCTTCGAGGGCACCCCGGCCGAGCTGGTCGCCGCCCGCTCCACCGTCACCGGCGAGCACCTCGCTCAGTACGTCGGCGAGTACGTCGGCGCCTGA
- a CDS encoding arsenate reductase family protein has product MEIWINPACSKCRTAVKLLDEEGAAYTVRKYLEEVPSESEIRAVLDRLGLEPWDITRTQEDEAKELGLKDREAWPRDASGRDRWIAALSAHPRLIQRPIITADDGTAVVARTDEAVRDAISRG; this is encoded by the coding sequence ATGGAGATCTGGATCAACCCCGCCTGCTCGAAGTGCCGTACGGCCGTGAAGCTCCTCGACGAGGAGGGTGCCGCGTACACGGTGCGCAAGTACCTGGAGGAGGTGCCGAGCGAGTCGGAGATCCGCGCGGTCCTCGACCGGCTCGGTCTGGAGCCCTGGGACATCACGCGCACCCAGGAGGACGAGGCCAAGGAGCTGGGCCTCAAGGACCGCGAGGCCTGGCCGCGCGACGCCTCCGGCCGCGACCGCTGGATCGCCGCACTGTCCGCCCATCCCCGGCTGATCCAGCGCCCGATCATCACGGCGGACGACGGCACCGCCGTGGTGGCCCGCACGGACGAGGCGGTACGGGACGCGATCTCGCGCGGCTGA